A region from the Leptolyngbya sp. CCY15150 genome encodes:
- a CDS encoding efflux RND transporter periplasmic adaptor subunit: MGKPLNQQRDRPWAATLLLISMVWLPMGCGRVVEGQAPSSEGSEESVAIVDVAQAGTEPDDGLLSYTGTTEPAQQISLRSRADGQLLSLTVDAGDPVVAGQVIARLDDALLQSEVGEAEAELAARQFEVAQAETQVADALARVEQVNASLEQAQIDADRFQGLAEAGAIATQQAEIALTTLRTTQQELRSAQEQVRTREQAIASAEQRVAVQSELVRQAQERLSYSTIVAPIDGVVLDRLADPGDFIQSGQEVLQLGDFQDMQVVAQISDRDRSQVRVGQSVQVELDAFVGSSLTGQITRISPVADASSRLIPVYIAIPNTDGQISSGLIARVRFDAVASQALTVPETALEVSEGDGSVVFIVTGEGEMATVQPRTVQVGDRRNGQVEILDGLTLGEAYVIRSNRPLQAGESVQRSLLSDS; encoded by the coding sequence ATGGGTAAACCACTGAACCAGCAACGGGATCGGCCTTGGGCAGCAACGTTGCTGCTGATTTCAATGGTATGGCTGCCGATGGGCTGTGGACGAGTTGTGGAAGGGCAAGCCCCTTCGTCGGAAGGTTCAGAGGAATCGGTGGCAATTGTCGATGTGGCTCAAGCTGGTACAGAGCCCGATGACGGTCTATTGTCTTACACCGGCACCACTGAACCGGCTCAGCAAATTTCCCTGCGATCGCGTGCGGATGGTCAGTTGCTGAGCTTGACGGTGGATGCTGGGGATCCCGTGGTAGCCGGGCAGGTGATAGCGCGCTTAGATGATGCTTTGTTGCAATCTGAGGTAGGAGAGGCGGAGGCGGAGTTAGCCGCCCGTCAGTTTGAGGTGGCCCAGGCTGAAACTCAAGTGGCGGATGCCTTAGCGCGGGTGGAGCAGGTGAATGCTTCCCTAGAACAGGCCCAGATTGATGCCGATCGCTTTCAAGGTCTAGCGGAAGCAGGGGCGATCGCTACCCAGCAGGCAGAAATTGCCTTGACCACCCTGCGCACCACCCAGCAGGAATTGCGATCAGCCCAAGAGCAGGTGCGCACTCGGGAACAGGCGATCGCCTCGGCCGAGCAGCGGGTTGCGGTTCAATCAGAATTGGTGCGGCAGGCCCAGGAGCGGTTGTCCTATTCCACGATTGTGGCTCCTATTGATGGTGTGGTGTTGGATCGCTTGGCCGATCCAGGCGACTTCATCCAGTCTGGACAAGAGGTGCTGCAACTGGGTGACTTCCAAGATATGCAGGTAGTGGCTCAGATATCCGATCGCGATCGCAGTCAGGTGCGGGTCGGGCAATCTGTGCAGGTGGAACTGGATGCCTTTGTTGGGTCGTCGTTAACGGGGCAAATCACCCGGATTTCTCCCGTGGCTGATGCCTCATCGCGATTGATTCCGGTGTACATCGCCATTCCCAATACCGATGGTCAAATCAGCAGCGGTTTAATTGCCCGTGTCCGCTTTGATGCCGTGGCCTCCCAAGCCCTGACGGTGCCAGAAACGGCCCTGGAGGTGAGCGAGGGTGACGGTTCGGTGGTGTTTATTGTCACTGGCGAGGGGGAGATGGCAACGGTGCAGCCCCGTACGGTACAGGTGGGCGATCGCCGTAATGGCCAAGTTGAAATCCTAGATGGGTTAACCCTAGGGGAAGCCTACGTGATTCGCAGTAACCGACCGCTGCAGGCGGGAGAATCCGTACAGCGAAGTTTATTATCAGACTCCTAA